The window CAAAACACAATACTAATCACTTTCCACCATCATCATGATGTCCCTATATAAAGGATTCAAGGCCACATCTTATtcttaccaaaatcaacatctCTCAGtgttattattcttgcaattacAATCTCATCATCAACATACCCTTTTTCGTTCTGTTTCCGCTATGGGATTAATATTTGGAAAAATTGCTGTTGAGACACCAAAGTATGAAGTAGTGAAATCCACACAAGACTATGAAATCCGAAAATATGCACCATCAGTGGTGGCTCAAGTCACGTATGATCCATCATTGCCACAGTTTAAGGGTAACAAAGATGGTGGATTCATGGTTCTTGCAAACTACATTGGTGCCTTAGGGAACCCACAGAACACAGAGCCTGAAAAGATTGCCATGACTGCGCCAGTTATATAACAAAGGACACCACCGGCGAGAAGATTGCTATGACTGCCCCAGTTGTGACCAAAGATGGAAGTGGTGGCGACGGCGGCGAAGCCAAGAAGATGGTTACCATGCAGTTTATTTTGCCATCTGTATATGAGAAAGCTGAGGATGCACCAAAGCCTATTGATGAGAAGGTTGAGATCAAGGAAGAGGGAGAGAGGAAGTATGGTGTGGTGAAGTTTAGTGGAGTTGCATCAGATGGGGTTGTGAACGAGAAAGTTGAGAAGCTGAAGGGGTGTTTGGAGAGAGATGGGTATAAGGTGATTGGGGATTTCTTGTTAGCTAGGTACAATCCACCATGGACAATACCTATGTTTAGGACTAATGAGGTTATGATACCAGTTGAGTAATACATGATATCAGTATTTCATGGGTTTCTGTTCTGCTTTTACATTACGTTGCTTGTATCTTATGACTCAGGTGTATAAATTCAGTTAAACACAGCAGTGGCAATGTTTGTTATGATATTGCAGTTACGTCTTTACTAGTTATCATATTTTGCACAGAATTCAATTTTGTGTATTTCAATTCCAGTTGACTGCTGAAAAATTCTACCGAGTGGACCTCAGAATTAAACTTCATGTAATAGTTAAACTATCAGGGGAGAAGCACAAAGCTCAAATTTACACATGAAACACAACATGAAGAAGGAAGAGAACACAGTGATACATATTCAAAATTCTCATCCAGAGAAGAGCTTCACTATAATAATTATGATATTCAAAACTATAAGGGGGAGTCTTAAAAATTGACATGCATATATGAGTCCCAAGACTTGTCCTTTAAGGGAATTCCTCTGAGGGCCTGTCATTTCTGCCAATGTCCACCCTCTTCTAGCAAGGAACCTATCTTCATTTAGTATTGCCAATGCATTTGCAAAGAGAAGAAAACCTTCCAACAAGGTCCAAAACCCCATCTCCTTCAATGCCAAAGGGGGCTTAAGTTATAGTCTTGTAATCTATATCTGTAACACAACAATCAGATAAACATATTGAATTATCAATATCCAATTTAAATCTTTCATGCACAAACTATCAGTTGAATGTGAAATTTGGCGAATATTACAGATATGTTGACAATAGATAGCCTAACACAACCTTCCTTTTTTTCATGAGTTCTAGAATTTGGACCAATTATGTGTTAATCTTTGCAATAAAGCATAGGCAGAGAGGAAGAGTTTCATCAACATGATACCTCAATGTAAAACTTTAGGGCAATTCACACAGAGTTTTGCCTAGCCTGAAGATTACACTGACTAAGCTAGTATAATATCCTACAGTTTTACAATCTT is drawn from Arachis hypogaea cultivar Tifrunner chromosome 12, arahy.Tifrunner.gnm2.J5K5, whole genome shotgun sequence and contains these coding sequences:
- the LOC112727883 gene encoding protein transport protein yos1, with product MGFWTLLEGFLLFANALAILNEDRFLARRGWTLAEMTGPQRNSLKGQVLGLIYACQFLRLPLIVLNIIIIIVKLFSG